In Rhodothermales bacterium, the genomic window CGTCATTTATACACGCGATTCTAAAGTACCGCCCTCGCAGCCTGTATGTGATTGACACAAATGAGAACGGTCTTACGGAGCTCACTCGCGATCTCCGCAGCTCATTCGACCTGCAGATACCCGAAGAGTATCTCACATACCCGATTGACTTCGGTGGGCGTGTTTTTGAGAAGGTATTTCGCGACAAGGGGCCTTTCGACATCGTTGCCAATTTTGCGGCGCATAAGCACGTACGCAGCGAGAAGGATCAGTTTTCGATCGAGGCGATGATCGAGAACAACATTATCAAGGCAAAGAGGCTGCTGGATTTGCTCATTCCCTCTCCCCCGCAACATTTCTTCTGCGTGAGCACAGACAAGGCCGCGAACCCGGTCAATGTGATGGGCGCCAGCAAGAAGCTGATGGAAGAGACCATTCTGGCGTACTCGGCGGACATGCCTATCACAACAGCCCGTTTCGCGAACGTAGCCTTCAGCAACGGAAGTCTGCTGTACGGCTTTATCGAACGGATGGTCAAGCAGCAACCGCTTTCCGCTCCCCGCGACGTACGGCGGTACTTTGTGTCACCCGAAGAGTCTGGCCAGCTTTGTCTGCTCGCCTGCGTTCTGGGTGAATCAGGAGACATCTTCTTCCCAAAACTCGACCCGACGCAAATGAAAACATTTGCCGACATCGCCGTCGATTTCCTCCGGGAGTACGCAGGGTATACGCATGACGAATGCTCGTCAGAACAGGAGGCGCGGTCAGCGGCGGCGGAGTTGGGCCCGGAGTCTTCGACCTACCCGGTCTTCTTCTTTCAAAGTGACACTTCCGGGGAGAAGCCGTTCGAAGAGTTCTACACTCGTGCTGAGGTGATCGACGTCGAGAGGTTCAAGGAATTGGGCGTCGTCAAGAATGCGAAGAGGCGTAAACGGGAAGAGATCGAAAACCTGATCAAGCACCTTGAATCGCTCTTCGAGGGCGAGAAAACCACGAAGGCCGAGGTCGTTGAGGTGCTTGGTCATCTGGTGCCGGGATTCGATCATATTGAGACGGGCAAGTCGCTGGACCAAAAGATGTGAGGGCCCGCTTACCACGTCCAGTCTATCAGATTTGAATACAACGATGTACGAATTTACAAAGAGGGTCTTCGATGTCGTAGTGGCACTTGTCTTGTTGCTAGTACTGCTACCTCTCCTCCTTCCGCTTGTGCTGATATTGAAGCTGACGGACGAAGGGGAGGTGTTTTACTTCCAGGACCGAGTCGGATTCCAGAATCGAAAATTCAGCATATGGAAATTTGCCACGATGCTGAAGGATTCACCCAACATGTCCGGTGGCGAAATAACATTGCGCAACGATCCCCGCATTACGACTGCCGGCAAGTTTCTTCGACTCACCAAACTCAACGAGTTGCCCCAGCTTGTAAACGTACTTATAGGCGACATGAGTTTCGTCGGCCCGCGCCCACTCATGCCGGTGAGTTTTGAACAGTACGCACCCGAGGTTCAGGAACGTGTCTACGAATCGCGACCGGGGATCACTGGAATTGGTTCGGTCATATTCCGCGACGAAGAGAAGCTTGTGACAGACTCCGGGATGGATCCGCGTGCCTTCTACCGCGACTATGTCTTCACCTACAAGGGCGCACTCGAAATGTGGTATCAGGATCACAAGTCGCTGTACGTCGATCTCATGTTGATCATTCTGACGGCGTGGGTCATTTTCTTTCCCGAGAGCGCCCTTGCATACCGGGTTTTCCCCGACCTGCCTCAGCGACCAGGGGCCCTGTCACCGTCTCCTACCGGATCGAATTGAGCGTCCTTTAGGCCGTAGTCGTGCGCCGCCCCGGACCCCGAATCGCGGTAGCTGTGCGGCCACACCTGCTCACCGCGTCAAAAACACTCCCCACGCCACGTAGTCTTCCGTCCGGCCCAAAAAACAGGACGAAACGGCTTTTCTTTTGCGTATATAGCAGCGTCATTTACGTTGTCGAGAATTCCGGAACCACGTAAGGCGAGGCCGCCATGAACGCTCTATCATTGAATCCAGGCCACTTTCGCTCCATCGTCGGCAAACTTGCGATCGTCGCCATTCTCGCGACCACCACAGTGGGCTGTCTGCAGTCGACTGAACCCGATATCGACGGCGCGCGCGACGGGCTCGGCGAATTCGAAGGCCAGATCGATCCCGGCGCGAACGTCATTCTTCTCAAGCAACTCGAGATCGTCACTACGGACGGCATCCCTGTCCGGATCGAGCTCGTGGGTCGCTTCGTGAGACCGGCAACGGGATCCGGCGACGTAGCCATGGCCGTCGGCGTCCGTAACGTCGACCAACGTTCGTTGTACGCACCGGCCGAAATCGTTCTTAGCGGATTCCAGCCATCGTCCGTGGCCCCGGCCTGGGACAATCCCGATTGGACAACCTGCCCCGGCGACTCGACGCTTACGGTGGTCCCGTTCCCGGTCACCGATCAATGCTTGTATGGCTACAACTACTCTGAATTGCTTGGCGCCGATAACGTGCTTACCCCCGGCGAGCTGTCGGGCGAAAAGCTGATCGTGTTCATGGATCCCACCGGAGTTTCGTTCGCTTTCAATGTTCAGGCGCGATTCGGGCTAAGCCCTGACCGGCCGCGCATTGCCGGACTGTACTACTCAGACAACAACCGCAATGGCCGCTACGATGAAGGAGAGCCTCCCTTCGGAGGAGGATGGATACATGTGGCGGGTCCCGGTCTCTCGGATCGGGTCGTTTCTGTGGACGGCGACGGACACTACGCTATCCCAGTGCGTGAAACCGGCCTCTACAGCCTCTGGGCTATGCCGCCGCCGACGTTCGCACCCGTCGAACCCACAACGTCGAACCCACTCGAGGTTGTGATACTCGGGGGATCGGACGGAAACGTGCAGAGCTTCCTGCACGCCGACTTCGGCTGGACGAACTCGCTGCAATTGCCACCCGTGTATTTCATCGAATCGACGGACAGCCTCTCGCTCGACCAGTATGCAGTCGATGCCATCGATCTGCGCGCTCAAGTTCTTTCGCTCAGAGTCGGCTTCAGCGGATGCAGCCCGGATCACCCACTCAATCTGTACATGGTGGGTGGATTGATGGAGTCGTTCCCTCCTCAAGCACGGTTGATCCTCGATCACGACGACCGCGGCGAACTCTGCGACGCCTATTTCGAACGAGATCTGGCCTTCGACCTGTGGCCTATCCTTCGACTGACAACTGGACCGGATGGCCAGGTCATGCCCGTGATAATCCATTTCGAAGCCTGGGATGGCCAGACATACACGTTTGAGTTGAATCCGTAGGGCCCCAAACGACCTCGACGCGTACGGCGAACCGAATCAATACTAGCGGCGACTGCCAGACCTGCTTCAGGTATTCACGGGTTACCAGCGTTGCCGCCGACCCTTCACCGTGGCCGACACCACCCGCTTCGCAATTCCCAGCGATCCTCACTGGCCACGAACCTGCCCGTCACGCTTCGAGTGCCATAGGATCGCGGTCCTGAACCCTTACGGT contains:
- a CDS encoding polysaccharide biosynthesis protein, giving the protein MSRFRLQDFIATYVTERQESLFATDLERNRDLLNERIGGRSVLVIGGAGTIGSSFIHAILKYRPRSLYVIDTNENGLTELTRDLRSSFDLQIPEEYLTYPIDFGGRVFEKVFRDKGPFDIVANFAAHKHVRSEKDQFSIEAMIENNIIKAKRLLDLLIPSPPQHFFCVSTDKAANPVNVMGASKKLMEETILAYSADMPITTARFANVAFSNGSLLYGFIERMVKQQPLSAPRDVRRYFVSPEESGQLCLLACVLGESGDIFFPKLDPTQMKTFADIAVDFLREYAGYTHDECSSEQEARSAAAELGPESSTYPVFFFQSDTSGEKPFEEFYTRAEVIDVERFKELGVVKNAKRRKREEIENLIKHLESLFEGEKTTKAEVVEVLGHLVPGFDHIETGKSLDQKM
- a CDS encoding sugar transferase, which translates into the protein MYEFTKRVFDVVVALVLLLVLLPLLLPLVLILKLTDEGEVFYFQDRVGFQNRKFSIWKFATMLKDSPNMSGGEITLRNDPRITTAGKFLRLTKLNELPQLVNVLIGDMSFVGPRPLMPVSFEQYAPEVQERVYESRPGITGIGSVIFRDEEKLVTDSGMDPRAFYRDYVFTYKGALEMWYQDHKSLYVDLMLIILTAWVIFFPESALAYRVFPDLPQRPGALSPSPTGSN